From one Lycium ferocissimum isolate CSIRO_LF1 chromosome 5, AGI_CSIRO_Lferr_CH_V1, whole genome shotgun sequence genomic stretch:
- the LOC132055694 gene encoding vacuolar fusion protein MON1 homolog produces MPSDAELSDDDWKPNVGPSNNSIDQSLDAIENQLSSISVGQSEYESESDLDTKEASSSKQDEFANGNSGADNSNGVEDLSSVWRNKSEEMEAPASPSSSGYAAERGSSNASSRASGIEEVDGEIIEIGNSDAYEGVSDSQVQWIPGKRHGNEDDASVSWRKRKKHFFILSHSGKPIYSRYGDEHKLAGFSATLQAIISFVENGGDRVNLVRAGKHQVVFLVKGPIYLACISCTEESYQSLKGQLELLYGQMILILTKSLNRCFEKNPKFDMTPLLGGTDAVFSSLIHSFSWNPANFLHAYSCLPLAYATRQAASAILQDVADSGVLFAILMCKHKVISLVGAQKASLHPDDMLLLSNFVMSSESFRTSESFSPICLPRYNPMSFLHAYVHYLDVDTYLILLTTSSDAFHHLKDCRIRIEKVLVESNVLNEVQRSMVDGGMRVEDLPADPGSHTGAVSAHLGQPGHTRESSERFAEAFIGVGGPAGLWHFMYRSIYLDQYVSSEFSSPVNNRQQQKRLYRAYQKLYASMHDKEIGPHRTQFRRDENYVLLCWVTQDFELYAAFDPLADKALAIKTCNRVCQWIKNIENEIFLLGASAFSW; encoded by the exons ATGCCTTCCGACGCTGAGTTATCGGACGATGATTGGAAACCTAATGTTGGCCCTAGCAATAACTCTATCGATCAATCTCTGGACGCAATTGAGAATCAATTATCCTCAATTTCAGTGGGTCAATCCGAATACGAATCCGAATCTGACTTGGATACAAAAGAAGCTTCCTCATCCAAGCAGGATGAGTTCGCCAATGGGAATTCCGGAGCTGATAATAGCAATGGGGTGGAAGACCTTAGCTCTGTGTGGAGGAACAAGTCTGAAGAAATGGAAGCGCCGGCAAGTCCTAGTAGCAGTGGTTATGCAGCTGAAAGAGGGAGTAGTAATGCTAGTAGTAGGGCATCTGGTATTGAGGAGGTTGatggtgagattattgaaattGGGAATAGTGATGCTTATGAGGGAGTTTCGGACTCTCAGGTGCAATGGATTCCCGGGAAACGCCACGGCAATGAG GATGATGCTTCTGTTTCCTGGAGAAAACGAAAGAAGCACTTCTTTATCTTGAGTCACTCAGGAAAACCAATATACTCAAG atatggagatgAGCACAAACTTGCTGGATTCTCTGCCACTTTGCAAGCCATCATTTCATTTGTCGAGAATGG GGGTGATCGAGTCAACTTGGTCAGAGCCGGTAAACACCAG GTTGTGTTTCTTGTGAAAGGACCTATTTACTTGGCTTGCATAAGCTGTACTGAAGAGTCATATCAGTCACTGAAGGGACAACTAGAGCTCCTTTATGGTCAG ATGATACTTATTCTTACGAAGTCTCTGAATAGATGTTTCGAGAAGAACCCTAAATTTGACATGACTCCTTTGCTTGGAGGAACAGATGCTGTCTTCTCTTCTCTAATCCATTCATTCAGTTG GAACCCAGCTAACTTTCTCCATGCTTATTCATGTCTTCCACTTGCTTATGCGACAAGGCAAGCTGCTAGTGCCATCTTGCAAGATGTAGCTGACTCAGGGGTCCTTTTTGCCATTTTAATGTGTAAACACAAG GTTATCAGTCTTGTTGGTGCTCAAAAAGCATCTCTTCACCCTGATGATATGTTATTGCTCTCCAACTTTGTTATGTCTTCTGAATCATTTAG GACATCAGAATCCTTCTCACCAATTTGCTTACCAAGATATAATCCCATGTCATTTCTACATGCTTATGTGCATTACCTCGAT GTGGACACATACTTAATATTGCTTACTACGAGCTCAGATGCCTTTCATCATCTTAAAGATTGCAG GATTCGTATTGAAAAGGTACTTGTGGAGTCCAATGTACTCAATGAAGTCCAAAGATCCATGGTAGATGGTGGCATGCGTGTTGAGGATTTACCTGCTGATCCCGGTTCTCATACTGGAGCAGTCTCCGCTCATCTGGGTCAGCCTGGACATACTAGAGAATCATCAGAGAGATTTGCTGAGGCATTCATAGGTGTTGGTGGTCCTGCTGGACTTTGGCATTTTATGTATCGAAGTATTTATCTTGACCAGTATGTGTCGTCTGAGTTTTCCTCACCAGTAAATAATAGACAACAACAGAAAAG GTTGTATAGAGCTTACCAGAAGCTTTATGCATCCATGCATGATAAAGAAATTGGACCGCACAGAACTCAGTTCAGAagggatgaaaattatg TTCTACTGTGCTGGGTTACTCAGGATTTCGAACTTTACGCAGCATTTGATCCCCTGGCAGACAag GCTCTAGCTATTAAGACTTGCAATCGAGTATGTCAATGGATCAAGAACATAGAGAATGAGATTTTCTTGTTAGGAGCCAGTGCCTTTTCGTGGTGA
- the LOC132055697 gene encoding putative pentatricopeptide repeat-containing protein At1g74400, with the protein MKRFLQNVAKSFNSARQPQIDFPKHLKPERVNLTLKSYLNSDPIKAILLFSDLLSTKISAVDSYTLLYVIKACAKKSLTTEGKQAHTLVIKLGYEPIIFVQTSLMDMYAATANVADVHKVFDEIPKKNVVCWTSLISAYVRNEKPYRAIEIFRQMQMDNVEPDQVTLTVALSACADLGALDKGVWIHDLISRKPEFSEDLSLMNALLNMYVKCGDIRKAKLLFDNIRIKDIRTWTSMIVGHALHGQGQEALRLFSALEEKNKSRSGNIRGTKDQLLVPNDVMFIGVLMACSHAGMVEQGKQYFRSMTDEYGIKPRLSHFGCMVDLLCRRGLLKEAYGFILAMPIQPNAVTWRTLLGASGVHCNEELAAVARSKLRELDASLVGDDVALSNIYAAKGMWEEKIMLRHEMTQRRTPGCSSVEVWKLHS; encoded by the coding sequence ATGAAAAGATTCTTGCAGAACGTAGCCAAATCTTTTAATAGTGCAAGACAGCCCCAAATCGATTTCCCTAAACATCTTAAACCAGAAAGAGTTAACCTGACCCTGAAAAGCTACCTCAACTCCGATCCTATCAAGGCTATATTGCTTTTCTCAGACTTGCTGAGTACAAAGATCTCTGCAGTAGATAGCTACACTCTCTTGTATGTCATCAAAGCTTGTGCTAAGAAATCCCTGACCACTGAAGGGAAACAGGCCCATACCCTTGTCATCAAACTTGGCTACGAACCCATCATTTTTGTTCAAACATCCCTCATGGATATGTACGCGGCAACTGCCAATGTTGCTGATGTGCACAAGGTGTTCGACGAAATACCCAAGAAGAATGTTGTGTGTTGGACTTCGCTGATTTCTGCGTATGTCCgaaatgagaaaccatacagAGCCATAGAGATATTCAGGCAAATGCAAATGGATAATGTAGAGCCTGATCAGGTAACACTTACCGTTGCTCTGTCGGCCTGTGCTGATCTAGGAGCATTGGATAAAGGGGTGTGGATTCATGATTTGATAAGTCGAAAACCGGAATTTAGTGAGGATTTATCTTTAATGAATGCTCTGTTGAACATGTATGTAAAATGCGGGGATATCAGAAAAGCTAAGTTACTGTTTGATAATATAAGAATTAAGGATATCAGGACTTGGACATCCATGATTGTTGGGCATGCATTACACGGCCAAGGACAGGAAGCGCTAAGGTTGTTTTCGGCATTGGAAGAAAAGAACAAGTCCAGATCAGGAAACATCCGTGGGACTAAGGACCAATTACTTGTTCCCAATGATGTTATGTTTATAGGGGTTTTAATGGCTTGTTCCCATGCAGGGATGGTGGAACAGGGGAAACAATATTTTAGAAGTATGACTGATGAGTATGGCATAAAGCCTAGGCTTTCTCACTTTGGCTGCATGGTGGATCTGTTATGTCGTCGTGGGCTGCTAAAAGAGGCATATGGCTTTATTTTGGCAATGCCAATTCAGCCAAATGCAGTTACATGGAGGACACTACTTGGCGCCTCTGGCGTTCATTGCAATGAAGAACTTGCTGCAGTGGCTCGGTCTAAATTACGTGAGTTAGACGCAAGTCTTGTTGGTGATGATGTTGCGTTATCTAATATCTATGCTGCCAAGGGGATGTGGGAGGAGAAAATAATGCTTAGACATGAGATGACACAAAGGAGAACTCCTGGATGCAGTTCTGTTGAGGTGTGGAAGTTGCATTCTTGA
- the LOC132055698 gene encoding pentatricopeptide repeat-containing protein At5g66520-like, which translates to MPVEESVPAKQRGSRALQQRLFSLLRSCKFIKQLTQIHAHIITNGFTQKNFILVRLLSPFLTSYTLKYADQIFHQVQSPSTTLWNQIIRGHARSENPQKSIELFCEMEKSTAMPDGYTYSYVLNGCAKGGLLREGQQLHVKILKNWSLVNVFVQTNLVNLYSTIGGEYGVDDAQKVFDEMIEKNVVTWNSLLFGYFRNGDVDEALRIFDEMPDKNVVSWTSVIAGCTQNGRCQQAVALFRLMQRRNVEFDQVTLVAVLSACAELGALDLGKWIHSSVVERFRNEPVLVSLYNALIHMYASCGEIEEAYRVFEGMPRRNLVSWTGMITGFAKQGYVHEALTIFQQMESWGGNDVTPDEITFLGVLFACSHAGYVNEGYQQFRCMKETRGIEPRIEHYGCMVDMLSRAGLFDEAVALVETMPMKPNEAVWGALLGGCKIHKNVRLASSVAQKLAVELEPDRAAGYFVLLSNLYATDKRWRDVVITRQKMFGMGVKKPPGQSKIETDGTIHNFLSSDLSNKHACSVYEMLGLVTSQAKLQGYQPSISEEELII; encoded by the coding sequence ATGCCAGTTGAAGAATCAGTTCCCGCCAAGCAGAGAGGATCAAGAGCTCTTCAACAACGTCTCTTTTCTCTCTTGCGAAGCTGCAAATTCATCAAACAGCTAACACAAATCCACGCCCACATTATCACAAATGGCTTTACCCAAAAAAACTTCATTCTTGTAAGACTACTTTCTCCTTTCTTAACATCTTACACTCTCAAATATGCCGACCAAATTTTCCATCAAGTCCAAAGTCCAAGTACCACTCTTTGGAACCAAATTATTAGGGGCCATGCTCGTAGTGAAAACCCACAGAAATCTATTGAACTTTTTTGTGAAATGGAAAAATCAACTGCTATGCCTGATGGGTATACATATTCCTATGTACTTAATGGTTGCGCAAAAGGGGGTTTATTAAGGGAAGGTCAACAGCTTCATGTGAAGATTTTAAAGAATTGGTCTTTGGTAAATGTGTTTGTTCAGACTAATTTGGTTAATTTATATTCAACTATTGGAGGGGAATATGGTGTTGATGATGCACAGaaggtgtttgatgaaatgATCGAGAAAAATGTGGTGACTTGGAATTCATTGTTATTTGGGTATTTTAGAAATGGGGATGTTGATGAGGCTCTTAGAATTTTTGATGAGATGCCGGATAAGAATGTCGTTTCTTGGACGTCGGTGATTGCAGGATGTACGCAGAATGGAAGATGTCAACAGGCAGTGGCTTTGTTCCGCTTGATGCAAAGGCGCAATGTGGAATTTGATCAGGTGACTTTGGTAGCTGTTTTATCAGCATGTGCTGAATTGGGAGCTCTGGATCTGGGGAAGTGGATTCATTCAAGTGTTGTTGAGCGGTTTAGGAATGAGCCGGTGCTGGTGTCATTGTACAATGcacttatacatatgtatgctAGTTGTGGTGAAATAGAGGAAGCTTATAGGGTATTTGAAGGGATGCCAAGAAGAAACTTGGTTTCTTGGACTGGTATGATCACAGGTTTTGCAAAACAAGGGTATGTACACGAGGCTCTTACTATTTTCCAGCAGATGGAAAGCTGGGGGGGAAACGATGTTACGCCGGATGAGATAACGTTCTTGGGTGTTCTGTTTGCTTGTAGTCATGCTGGTTATGTCAATGAGGGGTACCAACAGTTTAGATGTATGAAAGAGACTAGGGGTATTGAGCCGAGAATTGAGCACTATGGATGCATGGTTGATATGCTAAGTCGTGCTGGACTTTTCGATGAAGCCGTGGCGCTTGTTGAGACAATGCCTATGAAGCCAAATGAGGCTGTTTGGGGTGCTCTTCTTGGTGGAtgcaaaatacacaaaaatgtgAGACTAGCTTCTAGTGTAGCTCAAAAATTGGCTGTGGAACTTGAACCTGATAGAGCTGCAGGCTACTTTGTGCTCTTGTCAAATCTATATGCAACTGATAAGAGGTGGCGAGATGTTGTCATCACGAGACAGAAGATGTTTGGAATGGGGGTGAAAAAGCCTCCAGGTCAAAGCAAAATTGAAACTGATGGTACCATTCATAATTTTCTGTCCAGTGACCTGAGTAACAAGCATGCTTGTTCAGTCTATGAGATGCTTGGTCTTGTCACTAGTCAAGCCAAATTGCAAGGTTACCAGCCAAGTATTTCAGAGGAGGAACTAATTATTTGA